One Opitutus sp. ER46 genomic region harbors:
- a CDS encoding sigma-70 family RNA polymerase sigma factor, whose protein sequence is MTASSSADDNPAAVPPDRGRFAATQWSMVLQAGRADSGDAQEALARLCETYWYPLYAHVRRRGYAAADAQDLTQEFFLRLLDRRLLAQADPQRGRFRSFVLTALDHFLADARAKAQAQKRGGGAAGLSLDFDFAERRFAIEPVDAAAPDKIFDWQWALALLEAVLRQLAAEYAAQGQERVYALLKDALIRGRDGLSYAEIGGKLGLSEGAVKVAAHRLRRRYREYLRAEIARTVAAEADVADEMRHLMRTFSGE, encoded by the coding sequence ATGACCGCTTCCTCCTCCGCTGACGACAACCCCGCCGCGGTCCCACCGGACCGGGGGCGGTTCGCCGCGACGCAGTGGTCGATGGTCCTGCAGGCGGGGCGGGCGGACTCGGGTGACGCGCAGGAGGCGTTGGCCCGCCTGTGCGAGACGTATTGGTATCCGCTTTACGCGCACGTGCGTCGGCGGGGGTACGCGGCGGCCGATGCGCAGGACCTCACGCAGGAGTTTTTTCTGCGCCTGCTTGACCGGCGCCTGCTGGCGCAGGCGGATCCGCAGCGGGGGCGGTTTCGGTCATTCGTCCTCACCGCGCTCGACCATTTCCTGGCGGATGCTCGCGCCAAGGCCCAGGCGCAGAAACGCGGCGGCGGCGCGGCGGGGTTGTCGCTGGATTTCGATTTTGCCGAGAGGCGATTCGCGATCGAGCCGGTGGACGCGGCCGCGCCGGACAAGATATTCGACTGGCAATGGGCGCTGGCGCTGCTCGAGGCGGTGCTCCGGCAACTCGCGGCCGAGTATGCGGCGCAGGGCCAGGAGCGGGTGTATGCGCTGCTCAAGGATGCGCTGATCCGCGGTCGGGACGGCCTGTCGTACGCCGAAATCGGAGGAAAGCTGGGCCTGAGCGAAGGCGCAGTGAAGGTGGCCGCGCACCGGCTGCGCCGACGCTATCGGGAGTACCTGCGCGCCGAGATTGCGCGTACGGTGGCCGCGGAGGCGGACGTCGCGGATGAAATGCGTCACCTGATGCGCACCTTTTCTGGCGAATGA
- a CDS encoding serine/threonine-protein kinase translates to MDTSSVCPRCGKSLPAGAPQGLCPACLLAAGFAATTQAVPGAPASEPAAGGAGFEPPPPEALAPHFPQLQIEVCVGQGGMGAVYRARQPALDRIVALKILPPHLADVPGFTERFTREARALARLSHPHIVAVHDFGQAGGYHYLLMEYVDGVNLRHLLNAGRVSPREALAIVPPVCEALQFAHDRGIVHRDIKPENILIGKDGQVKIADFGLAKIVGAEPGAPALTMAGNVMGTPHYMAPEQIEHPTEVDHRADIYSLGVVLYQMLTGELPLGRFGPPSRKVQIDVRLDEIVLRALEKEPELRYQQAAGLRTDVETVAAGAARAGGGAAAAATASGAIPPPPRPVAEEASNARAEDGVLVVPAIGPRLPRRCVVTNVPVTENELRRERLEWLHPVLWLSLLATPLAFAIVYYLFRRSLTIEVPVSAQSRRRDHRRFWIALGLLLAGLVALGLGLTSLDAPPGALGWPELIFIGALVCAFALPIALVADRRRRQVLRITRWEDGEVWLAGADASFLASLPGAAPDAAARAAARRRRARRALEIGLVLLAAVIVGWSLWRNRSSRVVGEPAPTLVRTTRAQAVRPPEPANAARGFGPVFERVVGAVGKGETPELIRFSTGEVRWQRDVLGDPITVRSTQETIAVFREQEIDATGTLDPATRGLAGWEMCALPTTATMWETAGSATVEAALAGCQPGSPVTMQGTGALPATYAFMTRHGQVGLLQIVGFSTRPGGVRIRYKLVQSTVAAGNAARPVRVPAPPPLPGEETNPEVIAAELRQAERAERDLKARHATGVVGTMEMQDATSAVERWRALQAGDRLRYRKQLLADAERRLAWIKSRLDSGLGTRAEFDAAETAVAVAQARVRELTPPLQP, encoded by the coding sequence ATGGATACCTCATCCGTCTGCCCGCGTTGCGGCAAATCTCTCCCCGCTGGGGCCCCGCAGGGGCTCTGTCCCGCCTGCCTGCTGGCGGCCGGCTTCGCCGCCACGACCCAGGCGGTGCCCGGAGCGCCGGCCTCGGAGCCTGCCGCGGGCGGAGCAGGGTTCGAACCACCTCCGCCGGAGGCGTTGGCGCCGCATTTCCCGCAGCTGCAGATCGAGGTGTGCGTGGGCCAGGGCGGAATGGGCGCCGTGTATCGGGCGCGCCAGCCGGCGCTCGATCGCATCGTGGCGCTCAAGATCCTGCCGCCGCACCTGGCGGACGTGCCGGGCTTCACGGAGCGGTTTACGCGCGAGGCGCGGGCACTCGCGCGGCTGAGCCATCCGCACATCGTGGCGGTGCACGATTTCGGCCAGGCGGGCGGGTATCACTACCTGCTGATGGAGTACGTCGACGGCGTGAACCTGCGGCACCTGTTGAACGCGGGGCGGGTTTCGCCGCGGGAGGCGCTGGCGATCGTGCCCCCGGTGTGCGAGGCGCTCCAGTTTGCGCATGACCGCGGCATCGTGCACCGCGACATCAAGCCGGAGAACATCCTGATCGGGAAGGACGGCCAGGTGAAGATCGCCGACTTCGGGCTCGCGAAGATCGTGGGGGCGGAGCCGGGCGCACCGGCGCTCACGATGGCAGGCAACGTGATGGGCACGCCGCATTACATGGCGCCGGAACAGATCGAGCATCCGACCGAGGTCGATCACCGCGCCGACATCTATTCGCTCGGCGTGGTGCTCTACCAGATGCTCACGGGCGAACTGCCGCTGGGTCGCTTCGGGCCGCCCTCGCGCAAGGTGCAGATCGATGTGCGGCTCGATGAGATCGTGCTCCGCGCGCTCGAGAAGGAGCCGGAGCTGCGTTACCAGCAGGCCGCCGGGCTCCGGACCGACGTGGAAACCGTGGCCGCGGGTGCGGCCAGAGCGGGTGGGGGCGCGGCGGCCGCCGCGACCGCGTCAGGCGCGATCCCGCCCCCGCCGCGACCCGTAGCCGAGGAGGCGAGCAATGCCCGCGCCGAGGACGGGGTCCTGGTGGTGCCGGCGATCGGGCCGCGGCTGCCCCGACGCTGCGTGGTGACGAACGTGCCCGTGACGGAAAACGAACTGCGCCGCGAGCGGCTCGAGTGGCTGCATCCGGTGTTGTGGCTGTCGCTGCTCGCGACGCCGCTGGCCTTTGCGATCGTGTATTACCTGTTCCGGCGGTCGTTGACGATCGAGGTGCCTGTGAGCGCGCAAAGCCGGCGCCGCGATCATCGGCGCTTCTGGATCGCGCTCGGACTGCTGCTGGCCGGTCTCGTCGCACTGGGACTCGGGCTGACGTCGCTCGATGCCCCTCCCGGAGCGTTGGGGTGGCCGGAGTTGATCTTCATCGGCGCGCTGGTGTGTGCATTCGCGCTACCGATCGCGCTGGTGGCGGATCGGCGTCGGCGGCAGGTGCTGAGGATCACGCGCTGGGAGGACGGCGAAGTCTGGTTGGCGGGCGCGGACGCATCGTTCCTGGCCTCGCTGCCGGGGGCGGCGCCGGATGCGGCGGCACGAGCCGCGGCCCGGCGCCGGCGCGCCCGGCGCGCGTTGGAGATCGGACTGGTCCTGCTGGCCGCCGTCATCGTTGGGTGGAGTCTGTGGCGGAACCGCTCCAGCCGGGTGGTGGGCGAGCCGGCGCCGACGCTCGTTCGAACCACGCGCGCGCAAGCGGTTCGACCGCCGGAGCCGGCCAATGCGGCGCGGGGATTTGGGCCGGTGTTCGAACGCGTGGTGGGCGCGGTTGGCAAGGGGGAGACGCCGGAGCTGATTCGGTTCAGCACGGGCGAAGTGCGGTGGCAGCGCGACGTGCTCGGAGATCCGATTACGGTCCGGAGCACGCAGGAGACGATCGCGGTGTTTCGAGAACAGGAGATTGATGCCACGGGCACGCTCGATCCCGCGACGCGAGGCCTGGCCGGCTGGGAAATGTGCGCCCTGCCGACGACGGCGACGATGTGGGAGACGGCGGGGTCGGCGACGGTGGAAGCGGCGCTGGCCGGGTGTCAGCCGGGCAGCCCCGTGACCATGCAAGGGACCGGAGCGCTGCCGGCCACGTACGCCTTTATGACGCGCCACGGACAGGTGGGGCTGCTGCAGATTGTGGGGTTCTCTACCCGACCGGGGGGCGTCAGGATTCGCTACAAACTGGTGCAATCCACGGTGGCCGCCGGGAATGCCGCGAGGCCCGTGAGGGTGCCGGCGCCGCCGCCGCTGCCCGGCGAGGAGACGAACCCGGAGGTCATCGCGGCGGAGCTTCGCCAGGCTGAGCGTGCGGAGCGGGACCTGAAGGCGCGTCACGCCACTGGTGTCGTCGGCACCATGGAAATGCAGGATGCCACTTCCGCGGTGGAGCGTTGGCGGGCGCTGCAGGCGGGCGACCGGCTGCGATACCGCAAGCAGTTGTTGGCGGACGCCGAGCGGCGGCTGGCCTGGATCAAGAGCCGCCTGGACAGCGGTCTCGGCACGCGCGCGGAGTTCGATGCCGCCGAGACGGCGGTCGCGGTCGCCCAAGCGCGGGTCCGGGAACTGACGCCACCACTGCAGCCCTGA
- a CDS encoding ATP-binding protein has product MPFARRFAVLLVIGAACSTAGGAVDDIETLEHQIERTEPSERPAQLIALAERLEAVDAARGAAAAERALALARSPAERLAAQAALASLIRQQADYPGALKLAQEGLEAATTLGDDRLRASFLYVLARTYWAVGDYPTALRHFHDTIRLGEAVHDSGLLTDAHLGVVTLYREFLDLTQAKGHLEEARKFAELSRDPRRLGDYYRVLGNYLDAVGDLPGSRAAHERSRQINAEAGNERGVADALQNLGYVSESERKFDEAREQFVAAVAIYERLGLKRHLCNAYRQLGRVLVKQQRLEEGVRYLDASLELARGFGGRMGVAKAYKQLSIAHEVAGNLPLALDYQRRLTEENEAILGEQSRQQMSLLEARYGAERRRQQIELLERNQELSAAELQRARQLQLGLGALLLLGAVAVAAVVSRQRLKLAAERRVLAEARRAQQAADDANLLKTRLLGIVSHDLKAPLRGLVSGADEISRHPEKMGRNQALATRMHAEGERMFSLIRDLLDLSALETGGVELRRAPCDLGALAEARVALLRPAAEAKEQVLTIRLPGAPAIVLADASRLAQVIDNLISNALKFTPVGKGIHVSVECAGGRASLRVRDEGPGLAPEDFGRLFQPFQTLSAQPTAGESSSGLGLYIAHEMIALHGGQLGVESSPGEGAEFVFEVPLLADRSTADRAAVDGVPVTIEPAPAAPATRTLAPSG; this is encoded by the coding sequence ATGCCTTTTGCGCGTCGGTTTGCCGTGCTCCTCGTCATCGGTGCCGCCTGTTCGACGGCCGGCGGGGCCGTCGACGATATCGAGACGCTCGAGCACCAGATCGAACGGACCGAACCTTCGGAGCGCCCGGCGCAGCTGATTGCGCTGGCGGAGCGCCTGGAAGCCGTCGATGCCGCGCGCGGGGCTGCGGCGGCCGAGCGGGCGCTGGCGCTGGCCCGGTCGCCGGCGGAACGGCTGGCGGCACAGGCGGCGCTGGCGAGCTTGATCCGGCAGCAAGCCGACTACCCCGGAGCGTTGAAGCTCGCGCAAGAGGGGCTTGAGGCCGCCACCACCCTTGGCGACGACCGGCTCCGGGCCTCGTTCCTGTACGTCCTCGCGCGCACCTACTGGGCAGTGGGTGATTATCCGACGGCCCTGCGCCACTTTCACGATACCATCCGGCTTGGCGAGGCCGTCCACGATTCCGGCCTGCTCACGGACGCCCACCTTGGCGTCGTCACGCTGTACCGGGAGTTCCTGGACCTGACGCAGGCGAAAGGCCACCTCGAGGAGGCGCGGAAGTTCGCCGAGCTGTCGCGCGATCCGCGCCGGCTCGGAGACTATTACCGCGTGCTGGGCAACTATCTCGATGCCGTGGGCGATCTCCCCGGCTCGCGCGCGGCGCACGAGCGCTCGCGGCAGATCAACGCGGAGGCCGGCAATGAACGGGGGGTGGCGGATGCCCTGCAGAACCTCGGATACGTCTCTGAAAGCGAGCGAAAGTTCGACGAGGCCCGGGAGCAGTTCGTGGCCGCCGTTGCGATCTACGAGCGGCTCGGCTTGAAGCGTCATCTCTGCAACGCCTACCGGCAGCTTGGGCGCGTGCTCGTGAAACAACAGCGGTTGGAGGAGGGAGTTCGGTACCTCGATGCCAGCCTGGAGCTGGCCCGCGGTTTTGGTGGACGCATGGGCGTCGCCAAGGCGTACAAGCAGCTCTCCATTGCGCACGAGGTCGCGGGGAATCTTCCGCTTGCGTTGGATTACCAGCGCCGGCTGACCGAGGAGAACGAGGCCATTCTCGGTGAGCAGTCGCGGCAGCAGATGTCGTTGCTCGAGGCGCGGTACGGCGCCGAGCGGCGGCGGCAGCAGATCGAGCTGCTTGAGCGCAATCAGGAGCTGAGCGCGGCCGAGCTGCAGCGTGCCCGGCAGCTGCAACTTGGCCTTGGGGCCTTGCTCCTCCTTGGCGCCGTGGCGGTGGCGGCCGTGGTGAGCCGACAGCGGCTCAAGCTGGCGGCCGAACGTCGCGTGCTGGCGGAGGCGCGTCGGGCGCAACAGGCCGCCGATGATGCCAACCTGCTCAAGACGCGGCTGCTGGGTATTGTTTCCCATGACCTGAAGGCGCCGCTGCGCGGTCTGGTGAGCGGCGCGGACGAGATCTCACGCCACCCTGAAAAGATGGGGCGCAATCAGGCGCTGGCGACCCGCATGCATGCGGAAGGGGAGCGGATGTTCTCGCTGATCCGCGATCTGCTCGATCTCTCCGCGCTGGAGACTGGCGGGGTGGAACTGCGTCGCGCGCCCTGCGATCTCGGAGCGCTCGCGGAGGCCCGCGTCGCGCTGCTCCGCCCGGCCGCGGAGGCCAAGGAGCAGGTGCTGACGATCAGGTTGCCCGGCGCCCCAGCCATCGTTTTGGCGGATGCATCCCGGCTCGCCCAGGTGATAGACAATCTGATCAGCAACGCGCTGAAGTTCACCCCTGTGGGCAAGGGCATTCACGTCAGCGTCGAGTGCGCCGGTGGCCGGGCCTCGCTCCGCGTCCGTGACGAAGGTCCCGGCCTGGCACCGGAGGATTTCGGGCGCCTGTTCCAGCCATTCCAGACCTTGTCGGCGCAACCGACCGCGGGCGAATCGTCGAGCGGACTCGGCCTCTATATCGCCCACGAAATGATCGCGCTCCATGGCGGCCAGCTCGGGGTTGAGTCCTCTCCCGGCGAAGGCGCCGAGTTTGTCTTCGAGGTTCCGCTGCTGGCGGATCGCTCAACCGCAGACCGCGCGGCGGTGGATGGCGTGCCGGTCACAATCGAACCCGCACCGGCTGCGCCGGCGACGCGCACGCTCGCGCCATCCGGTTGA
- a CDS encoding response regulator transcription factor, protein MTGPTPTSKPASLDPTTCHFVVVEDESLLRDLLANSLSQTFAPAALHAFAEGRAALRHCLSHPVQLLLVDLGLPGLDGREVIRQVRARDARVRVIVLTAQADAALPAELIALGVAGFVDKGSPLEHAMRAVERVLAGGMYFFAGVMPQGSRFALHPSAPGRVSAAVLSARERDVARLVASGLTSKEIAQQLALSVRTVDNYRANVMQKVGVRDAVSLARWWLEQGRA, encoded by the coding sequence GTGACCGGGCCCACACCCACCAGCAAGCCAGCGAGTCTCGATCCCACCACCTGCCATTTTGTCGTCGTCGAAGACGAGTCGCTCCTCCGCGATCTCCTGGCCAATTCGCTCAGCCAGACCTTCGCTCCGGCGGCACTGCATGCGTTCGCCGAGGGCCGCGCGGCGCTCCGCCACTGTCTCTCCCACCCCGTGCAGCTGCTGCTGGTCGACCTCGGGCTACCCGGCCTCGATGGTCGCGAGGTCATCCGTCAGGTCCGCGCCCGGGATGCGCGGGTCCGCGTGATCGTACTGACCGCCCAGGCGGATGCCGCGCTGCCCGCCGAACTGATCGCCCTCGGCGTGGCCGGGTTCGTCGACAAGGGCTCGCCGCTCGAACACGCGATGCGCGCTGTCGAGCGGGTGCTCGCCGGTGGCATGTACTTCTTTGCCGGGGTCATGCCCCAAGGCTCGCGTTTCGCGCTCCACCCCTCGGCGCCCGGGCGGGTCAGTGCGGCCGTCCTCTCGGCGCGCGAACGCGACGTCGCCCGCCTCGTTGCCAGCGGCCTTACCTCCAAGGAAATCGCGCAGCAGCTCGCACTCAGTGTCCGCACCGTGGACAACTACCGCGCGAACGTGATGCAGAAAGTGGGCGTGCGCGATGCAGTCTCCTTGGCGCGCTGGTGGCTCGAGCAGGGGCGGGCCTGA